The following nucleotide sequence is from Paeniglutamicibacter kerguelensis.
TGGGCAGGTCCGCGACGGCTGCGGGCGTGAATCCGCGCTCGCGCAGGCGCGCCGCGGTGCTGTCCCCGATGGCGATGAGATCCAGTGCGGCATCCGGCGCGGGCGCCACGGCCAGGAACCTGTCCACCGTGCTCGGGGAGGTGAAGAAGACCGCATCGATGTCGGGCAGGCTCGCGGCCAGCTCGTCGATGTGTAGCCGTCGGCCGCCGGGCGGCAGGTCCGTTGCGGGTGCGCCCGCGGGGGAAACCAGTGCACGGGCCGGATCCGCGGGCGCGGCAACGGTGTTGTAGGCAACCACGATGTGCGCGTCCCACCCGTGGGCGGCGAAGCCGGTGCGCAGCGTGGCGGAGGCGATGTCCGCCTGCGGCATGAACACGCTCGCCGGGCTGGCGCGCAGGGCGTCCCATTCGGCGAGCATGCCGCGGGCCGAGTGGTCGGCCTCCGGCATGAAATCGACGGAGGCCCCCAACTTCAGCACGGCCCGCGCCGTCGCCTCGCCGACGACGGCGATGCGGGTGGCGGACGGGACGGCCAGCTCCAGGCCCATGGCCTTCGCGCGCAGGGCCAGCGCGGTGAGCGTGTTGACGGACGTGAAAACGCACCAATCGAACCCGCCGGCCAGCAGCCGGCGCAGGCCGGCATCGAGTTCCGCGGTGTCGGCGGGCAGCTCGAAGTCGATGAGCTGGCACAGCGCGGTGCGCGCCCCGCGTTCGCGCAGCGCGGCGATCGTGGCGGAGGCCCGATCGGCGCTGCGCAGCAGCAGGGCGGTGCGCCCCGCCAACACCCCGGAAATGGACATGGCCGCTAGAGCCCCGCCAACGCGGCCGCGCCCTCGCGCAGCAGCA
It contains:
- a CDS encoding uroporphyrinogen-III synthase; this encodes MSISGVLAGRTALLLRSADRASATIAALRERGARTALCQLIDFELPADTAELDAGLRRLLAGGFDWCVFTSVNTLTALALRAKAMGLELAVPSATRIAVVGEATARAVLKLGASVDFMPEADHSARGMLAEWDALRASPASVFMPQADIASATLRTGFAAHGWDAHIVVAYNTVAAPADPARALVSPAGAPATDLPPGGRRLHIDELAASLPDIDAVFFTSPSTVDRFLAVAPAPDAALDLIAIGDSTAARLRERGFTPAAVADLPTPAGMIAAWEAALAASGPGRPRPTRT